A single genomic interval of Helianthus annuus cultivar XRQ/B chromosome 6, HanXRQr2.0-SUNRISE, whole genome shotgun sequence harbors:
- the LOC110864899 gene encoding ENHANCER OF AG-4 protein 2 isoform X3, with protein MAPTRKRGGAKGVKANNKLNLGDLVLAKVKGFPAWPAKISRPEDWQRTPDPRKYFVHFFGTEEIAFVAPVDIQPFTRETKDKLLNRCKGKTVKYFSQAVKEICDIFEELENKSSDSSKDGKDGQTSQPDANMIETVDDGMTTDGPSGETSPNDILSHGLGLERCSHTHREMEYEDLVPNISPLVNDRPSTCSTKKQAELCNDDITLPNVESISTSGAGQGTTSKTETKVETNGQNSKKIAKASKNNHDGVDGINQINSPEGVSSAFPTSHTTHTKFSATENMKDGTRSNTSHVSKNGAIVGVSNQESGDNIKKTKKLVIDKTYNNGVLHPTKKSKFSDDTPKKSQTYMKNEEVRKSTPSLKTKNRLSSKGLANGSGSGVVGDGDVVPPTKRRRVVLEDVSSPTSMSENRTTESSITPKKGENTSRAPVKRRAVRICDDDEDEPKTPVHGRSSEAVDKVLHTSTSNEEVAVVTEAIHDSPSLRKTVHVKESVVNSQQDNTEVTEEKLCHTPAKAEPDNKFSDESLKKFVSPVKSPFDASKVNKSLGKVSGNVLQKKGQSGSSKASIGVYDSGHHLKNNAVNERSRAVITGEKQKVASKTTPKSSSRATDSAHVLRKPSDSNLFSSERSEFRVERTTSLADSGNADSNKSMRQLIAVAQAKRKQAQSYNVVHESLNLLHTEITGRSPGPVATVRPTSVGTGVTAQTDDQPDPAEFEERRTSSGHRPAGGSLSGGTEAAVARDAFEGMIETLSRTKESIGRATRHAIDCAKHGIASEVVELLTRKLENESSLHRRVDLFFLVDSITQCSHSKEGIAGASYIPTVQEALPRILGAAAPPGANARENRRQCLKVLKLWLERKILPDTLLRSHIENIGSSNDDTSAALSSKRPSRSERAVDDPIREMEGMLVDEYGSNATFQLPGFLSANVFEEEEDDDDILNFSHKEGSGKSILEVNTATGELETCSGTSIERRHCILEDVDGELEMEDVCGHPKDEKFLTGGGSSYKAVQEDDGSNRSMDTALNNSNEASPLREGSPPLPPDSPPPTPPLPSSPPPPLSPPMAPPPLSPPMAPPPPSTPSPPPPPPPPPSLPPAPSQTYPLIAGPSQVPFPQASVQPMSSNVVPLNSRLGAHVEAAVRGEMFPQQPSSFMPAVREPSGFGTQQFQNGNVSLPARTFQPPMLTQNPASQYQYPNPAMLQHPYPPRYGLTKPPDGPRRYGADEQWRPPSNEFGAESQRGAWTSNGRTQLSTGPPFVQEGYFRPPMERPPTNNVSFQPAGHSGSLMMPSHNSWRPA; from the exons ATGGCTCCTACGCGGAAACGTGGCGGAGCAAAAGGAGTCAAGGCGAATAATAAGTTAAATTTGGGCGATCTTGTTCTTGCCAAGGTCAAGGGTTTTCCTGCATGGCCTGCCAAG ATCAGCAGACCTGAAGATTGGCAACGAACTCCTGATCCTAGGAAGTATTTTGTACATTTCTTTGGTACAGAAGAAAT TGCTTTTGTAGCTCCAGTTGATATTCAGCCGTTTACTAGGgaaacaaaagacaaattgctGAATAGATGTAAAGGGAAGACAGTTAAATACTTTTCTCAAGCTGTGAAGGAGATTTGTGACATATTTGAAGAGCTGGAGAATAAGAGTTCAGATTCTTCAAAAGATGGTAAAGATGGACAAACGTCTCAGCCGGATGCTAATATGATAGAGACAGTGGATGATGGGATGACTACGGATGGACCCAGCGGTGAAACATCTCCTAATGATATTCTAAGTCACGGTCTTGGATTAGAACGGTGCTCTCATACACACAGGGAAATGGAATATGAGGATCTAGTCCCTAACATCTCACCTCTTGTTAATGATCGTCCTTCAACATGTTCCACCAAAAAACAAGCTGAACTTTGCAATGATGATATAACATTACCTAATGTGGAGAGTATATCTACTTCTGGCGCGG GTCAAGGTACAACTTCCAAGACCGAGACGAAGGTAGAGACAAATGGGCAGAATTCCAAGAAGATTGCAAAAGCTTCAAAGAACAACCATGATGGTGTTGATGGAATAAACCAAATTAATAGCCCAGAAGGTGTAAGTTCTGCATTTCCGACCAGTCATACTACTCATACTAAATTCAGTGCAACTGAGAACATGAAGGATGGGACACGAAGTAATACCTCACATGTGAGCAAGAATGGAGCTATTGTGGGTGTGTCAAACCAAGAATCTGGGGACAATATTAAGAAAACAAAGAAACTTGTGATAGATAAAACTTATAATAATGGAGTATTGCATCCTACAAAAAAGTCTAAGTTCTCCGATGACACCCCCAAGAAGTCCCAAACATACATGAAAAATGAAGAAGTCAGAAAGTCAACGCCGAGTTTGAAAACAAAAAACCGCTTGTCATCCAAGGGGCTTGCAAATGGTTCTGGTTCTGGAGTTGTTGGTGATGGAGATGTTGTCCCACCTACAAAACGCCGTCGTGTGGTACTCGAGGACGTGTCTAGCCCAACTTCAATGTCTGAAAATAGAACAACTGAAAGCTCTATTACACCTAAAAAGGGGGAAAACACTAGTCGTGCGCCTGTGAAGAGGAGAGCTGTTCGTatttgtgatgatgatgaagatgagccCAAGACTCCCGTGCATGGAAGGTCATCTGAAGCAGTTGACAAAGTATTACACACTTCAACCTCTAATGAAGAGGTTGCTGTTGTGACTGAAGCTATTCATGATTCCCCTAGTTTGAGAAAAACCGTGCATGTGAAAGAATCTGTGGTCAATTCTCAGCAGGATAATACAGAAGTAACTGAAGAGAAGTTGTGTCATACTCCTGCGAAAGCAGAACCTGACAATAAATTCTCTGACGAGAGTTTAAAGAAGTTTGTCTCCCCCGTCAAGTCTCCGTTTGATGCTTCCAAAGTGAATAAATCTTTAGGCAAAGTTTCTGGTAATGTATTACAAAAGAAGGGTCAATCAGGGTCGTCTAAGGCTTCAATTGGGGTTTATGACTCTGGGCATCATTTGAAAAATAATGCAGTTAACGAGAGAAGTAGGGCTGTTATTACTGGGGAGAAGCAGAAAGTTGCTTCAAAGACGACTCCAAAATCAAGTTCACGGGCTACTGATTCTGCACATGTATTGAGGAAACCGAGTGACAGCAACTTGTTTTCTAGTGAAAG GTCAGAATTTCGAGTGGAGCGGACAACCTCATTGGCTGATTCTGGAAATGCTGATTCGAATAAGTCAATGAGGCAGCTGATTGCAGTTGCTCAGGCAAAAAGAAAACAAGCTCAATCATACAATGTTGTCCATGAAAGTCTTAACTTGTTACACACTGAAATAACTGGAAGGAGTCCTGGCCCTGTTGCTACTGTAAGGCCAACTTCAGTGGGTACTGGAGTTACAGCTCAAACAGATGATCAGCCTGATCCTGCAGAATTTGAGGAGAGAAGGACCAGTTCAGGACACCGCCCTGCAGGTGGATCTCTTAGTGGTGGAACTGAGGCGGCTGTTGCGCGTGATGCTTTTGAAGGAATGATAGAAACTTTATCAAGAACAAAAGAAAGCATCGGGCGGGCAACACGACATGCAATTGACTGTGCAAAGCATGGTATTGCCAGCGAG GTTGTGGAGCTTCTTACCAGGAAGTTGGAAAATGAATCTAGCTTGCATCGAAGAGTGGATCTTTTCTTTCTGGTGGATTCCATTACACAGTGCTCTCATTCAAAGGAAG GCATTGCTGGAGCCTCTTATATCCCTACTGTTCAGGAAGCATTGCCTCGTATTTTAGGAGCTGCTGCTCCACCAGGTGCTAATGCTCGTGAGAATCGTCGTCAATGTCTAAAG GTTCTAAAGTTGTGGCTTGAGAGGAAAATTTTACCTGATACTCTACTTCGGAGCCATATAGAGAACATTGGGTCTTCGAATGATGATACTTCTGCTGCTTTATCCTCCAAGCGTCCATCTCGTTCTGAACGGGCTGTCGATGATCCTATAAGAGAGATGGAGGGCATGCTTGTTGATGAATATGGGAG CAATGCAACGTTTCAATTGCCTGGATTTTTGTCAGCTAATGtctttgaagaagaagaagatgatgatgatattctCAACTTTTCACATAAAGAAGGAAGCGGTAAATCAATACTAGAGGTAAACACGGCCACAGGAGAACTTGAAACATGTTCTGGAACTTCAATTGAAAGACGCCACTGCATCTTGGAGGATGTGGATGGTGAACTTGAAATGGAAGATGTATGTGGACATCCAAAGGATGAAAAATTCTTGACAGGCGGCGGTTCTTCCTATAAGGCTGTTCAAGAGGATGATGGCTCCAATAGGTCAATGGATACAGCATTAAATAATTCCAATGAAGCGTCCCCTCTTCGTGAGGGCTCACCGCCACTGCCGCCTGATTCTCCCCCGCCCACTCCCCCCTTGCCttcttcaccaccaccacctctgTCACCACCCATGGCTCCACCACCTCTGTCACCACCCATGGCTCCACCACCTCCATCAACTCCGTCACCTCCACcgccacctccacctcctccgtCTCTACCCCCGGCCCCATCACAAACATATCCTCTTATTGCAGGTCCATCACAGGTGCCGTTTCCTCAAGCATCAGTGCAACCTATGTCATCCAATGTA GTACCTTTGAACTCTCGTCTTGGTGCTCATGTTGAGGCTGCTGTCAGAGGTGAAATGTTTCCTCAGCAACCATCGTCTTTTATGCCAGCTGTACGCGAACCTTCGGGTTTTGGTACTCAGCAGTTCCAAAACGGAAATGTATCTTTGCCTGCAAGAACATTCCAACCTCCAATGCTTACTCAGAATCCTGCTAGTCAATATCAATATCCTAATCCGGCAATGCTACAGCATCCATACCCGCCTAGGTATGGATTAACAAAACCTCCTGATGGCCCGAGGCGATATGGTGCTGATGAACAATGGAGGCCACCTTCAAATGAGTTTGGCGCTGAAAGTCAGCGCGGTGCATGGACGAGTAATGGGAGGACTCAGCTATCCACGGGTCCTCCTTTTGTTCAGGAAG GCTATTTTCGACCACCTATGGAGAGACCACCAACCAATAATGTTAGTTTTCAACCCGCAG GCCATAGTGGTTCACTGATGATGCCATCCCATAATTCTTGGAGACCAGCTTGA
- the LOC110864899 gene encoding ENHANCER OF AG-4 protein 2 isoform X4: MAPTRKRGGAKGVKANNKLNLGDLVLAKVKGFPAWPAKISRPEDWQRTPDPRKYFVHFFGTEEIAFVAPVDIQPFTRETKDKLLNRCKGKTVKYFSQAVKEICDIFEELENKSSDSSKDGKDGQTSQPDANMIETVDDGMTTDGPSGETSPNDILSHGLGLERCSHTHREMEYEDLVPNISPLVNDRPSTCSTKKQAELCNDDITLPNVESISTSGAGQGTTSKTETKVETNGQNSKKIAKASKNNHDGVDGINQINSPEGVSSAFPTSHTTHTKFSATENMKDGTRSNTSHVSKNGAIVGVSNQESGDNIKKTKKLVIDKTYNNGVLHPTKKSKFSDDTPKKSQTYMKNEEVRKSTPSLKTKNRLSSKGLANGSGSGVVGDGDVVPPTKRRRVVLEDVSSPTSMSENRTTESSITPKKGENTSRAPVKRRAVRICDDDEDEPKTPVHGRSSEAVDKVLHTSTSNEEVAVVTEAIHDSPSLRKTVHVKESVVNSQQDNTEVTEEKLCHTPAKAEPDNKFSDESLKKFVSPVKSPFDASKVNKSLGKVSGNVLQKKGQSGSSKASIGVYDSGHHLKNNAVNERSRAVITGEKQKVASKTTPKSSSRATDSAHVLRKPSDSNLFSSERSEFRVERTTSLADSGNADSNKSMRQLIAVAQAKRKQAQSYNVVHESLNLLHTEITGRSPGPVATVRPTSVGTGVTAQTDDQPDPAEFEERRTSSGHRPAGGSLSGGTEAAVARDAFEGMIETLSRTKESIGRATRHAIDCAKHGIASEVVELLTRKLENESSLHRRVDLFFLVDSITQCSHSKEGIAGASYIPTVQEALPRILGAAAPPGANARENRRQCLKVLKLWLERKILPDTLLRSHIENIGSSNDDTSAALSSKRPSRSERAVDDPIREMEGMLVDEYGSNATFQLPGFLSANVFEEEEDDDDILNFSHKEGSGKSILEVNTATGELETCSGTSIERRHCILEDVDGELEMEDVCGHPKDEKFLTGGGSSYKAVQEDDGSNRSMDTALNNSNEASPLREGSPPLPPDSPPPTPPLPSSPPPPLSPPMAPPPLSPPMAPPPPSTPSPPPPPPPPPSLPPAPSQTYPLIAGPSQVPFPQASVQPMSSNVPLNSRLGAHVEAAVRGEMFPQQPSSFMPAVREPSGFGTQQFQNGNVSLPARTFQPPMLTQNPASQYQYPNPAMLQHPYPPRYGLTKPPDGPRRYGADEQWRPPSNEFGAESQRGAWTSNGRTQLSTGPPFVQEGYFRPPMERPPTNNVSFQPAGHSGSLMMPSHNSWRPA; this comes from the exons ATGGCTCCTACGCGGAAACGTGGCGGAGCAAAAGGAGTCAAGGCGAATAATAAGTTAAATTTGGGCGATCTTGTTCTTGCCAAGGTCAAGGGTTTTCCTGCATGGCCTGCCAAG ATCAGCAGACCTGAAGATTGGCAACGAACTCCTGATCCTAGGAAGTATTTTGTACATTTCTTTGGTACAGAAGAAAT TGCTTTTGTAGCTCCAGTTGATATTCAGCCGTTTACTAGGgaaacaaaagacaaattgctGAATAGATGTAAAGGGAAGACAGTTAAATACTTTTCTCAAGCTGTGAAGGAGATTTGTGACATATTTGAAGAGCTGGAGAATAAGAGTTCAGATTCTTCAAAAGATGGTAAAGATGGACAAACGTCTCAGCCGGATGCTAATATGATAGAGACAGTGGATGATGGGATGACTACGGATGGACCCAGCGGTGAAACATCTCCTAATGATATTCTAAGTCACGGTCTTGGATTAGAACGGTGCTCTCATACACACAGGGAAATGGAATATGAGGATCTAGTCCCTAACATCTCACCTCTTGTTAATGATCGTCCTTCAACATGTTCCACCAAAAAACAAGCTGAACTTTGCAATGATGATATAACATTACCTAATGTGGAGAGTATATCTACTTCTGGCGCGG GTCAAGGTACAACTTCCAAGACCGAGACGAAGGTAGAGACAAATGGGCAGAATTCCAAGAAGATTGCAAAAGCTTCAAAGAACAACCATGATGGTGTTGATGGAATAAACCAAATTAATAGCCCAGAAGGTGTAAGTTCTGCATTTCCGACCAGTCATACTACTCATACTAAATTCAGTGCAACTGAGAACATGAAGGATGGGACACGAAGTAATACCTCACATGTGAGCAAGAATGGAGCTATTGTGGGTGTGTCAAACCAAGAATCTGGGGACAATATTAAGAAAACAAAGAAACTTGTGATAGATAAAACTTATAATAATGGAGTATTGCATCCTACAAAAAAGTCTAAGTTCTCCGATGACACCCCCAAGAAGTCCCAAACATACATGAAAAATGAAGAAGTCAGAAAGTCAACGCCGAGTTTGAAAACAAAAAACCGCTTGTCATCCAAGGGGCTTGCAAATGGTTCTGGTTCTGGAGTTGTTGGTGATGGAGATGTTGTCCCACCTACAAAACGCCGTCGTGTGGTACTCGAGGACGTGTCTAGCCCAACTTCAATGTCTGAAAATAGAACAACTGAAAGCTCTATTACACCTAAAAAGGGGGAAAACACTAGTCGTGCGCCTGTGAAGAGGAGAGCTGTTCGTatttgtgatgatgatgaagatgagccCAAGACTCCCGTGCATGGAAGGTCATCTGAAGCAGTTGACAAAGTATTACACACTTCAACCTCTAATGAAGAGGTTGCTGTTGTGACTGAAGCTATTCATGATTCCCCTAGTTTGAGAAAAACCGTGCATGTGAAAGAATCTGTGGTCAATTCTCAGCAGGATAATACAGAAGTAACTGAAGAGAAGTTGTGTCATACTCCTGCGAAAGCAGAACCTGACAATAAATTCTCTGACGAGAGTTTAAAGAAGTTTGTCTCCCCCGTCAAGTCTCCGTTTGATGCTTCCAAAGTGAATAAATCTTTAGGCAAAGTTTCTGGTAATGTATTACAAAAGAAGGGTCAATCAGGGTCGTCTAAGGCTTCAATTGGGGTTTATGACTCTGGGCATCATTTGAAAAATAATGCAGTTAACGAGAGAAGTAGGGCTGTTATTACTGGGGAGAAGCAGAAAGTTGCTTCAAAGACGACTCCAAAATCAAGTTCACGGGCTACTGATTCTGCACATGTATTGAGGAAACCGAGTGACAGCAACTTGTTTTCTAGTGAAAG GTCAGAATTTCGAGTGGAGCGGACAACCTCATTGGCTGATTCTGGAAATGCTGATTCGAATAAGTCAATGAGGCAGCTGATTGCAGTTGCTCAGGCAAAAAGAAAACAAGCTCAATCATACAATGTTGTCCATGAAAGTCTTAACTTGTTACACACTGAAATAACTGGAAGGAGTCCTGGCCCTGTTGCTACTGTAAGGCCAACTTCAGTGGGTACTGGAGTTACAGCTCAAACAGATGATCAGCCTGATCCTGCAGAATTTGAGGAGAGAAGGACCAGTTCAGGACACCGCCCTGCAGGTGGATCTCTTAGTGGTGGAACTGAGGCGGCTGTTGCGCGTGATGCTTTTGAAGGAATGATAGAAACTTTATCAAGAACAAAAGAAAGCATCGGGCGGGCAACACGACATGCAATTGACTGTGCAAAGCATGGTATTGCCAGCGAG GTTGTGGAGCTTCTTACCAGGAAGTTGGAAAATGAATCTAGCTTGCATCGAAGAGTGGATCTTTTCTTTCTGGTGGATTCCATTACACAGTGCTCTCATTCAAAGGAAG GCATTGCTGGAGCCTCTTATATCCCTACTGTTCAGGAAGCATTGCCTCGTATTTTAGGAGCTGCTGCTCCACCAGGTGCTAATGCTCGTGAGAATCGTCGTCAATGTCTAAAG GTTCTAAAGTTGTGGCTTGAGAGGAAAATTTTACCTGATACTCTACTTCGGAGCCATATAGAGAACATTGGGTCTTCGAATGATGATACTTCTGCTGCTTTATCCTCCAAGCGTCCATCTCGTTCTGAACGGGCTGTCGATGATCCTATAAGAGAGATGGAGGGCATGCTTGTTGATGAATATGGGAG CAATGCAACGTTTCAATTGCCTGGATTTTTGTCAGCTAATGtctttgaagaagaagaagatgatgatgatattctCAACTTTTCACATAAAGAAGGAAGCGGTAAATCAATACTAGAGGTAAACACGGCCACAGGAGAACTTGAAACATGTTCTGGAACTTCAATTGAAAGACGCCACTGCATCTTGGAGGATGTGGATGGTGAACTTGAAATGGAAGATGTATGTGGACATCCAAAGGATGAAAAATTCTTGACAGGCGGCGGTTCTTCCTATAAGGCTGTTCAAGAGGATGATGGCTCCAATAGGTCAATGGATACAGCATTAAATAATTCCAATGAAGCGTCCCCTCTTCGTGAGGGCTCACCGCCACTGCCGCCTGATTCTCCCCCGCCCACTCCCCCCTTGCCttcttcaccaccaccacctctgTCACCACCCATGGCTCCACCACCTCTGTCACCACCCATGGCTCCACCACCTCCATCAACTCCGTCACCTCCACcgccacctccacctcctccgtCTCTACCCCCGGCCCCATCACAAACATATCCTCTTATTGCAGGTCCATCACAGGTGCCGTTTCCTCAAGCATCAGTGCAACCTATGTCATCCAAT GTACCTTTGAACTCTCGTCTTGGTGCTCATGTTGAGGCTGCTGTCAGAGGTGAAATGTTTCCTCAGCAACCATCGTCTTTTATGCCAGCTGTACGCGAACCTTCGGGTTTTGGTACTCAGCAGTTCCAAAACGGAAATGTATCTTTGCCTGCAAGAACATTCCAACCTCCAATGCTTACTCAGAATCCTGCTAGTCAATATCAATATCCTAATCCGGCAATGCTACAGCATCCATACCCGCCTAGGTATGGATTAACAAAACCTCCTGATGGCCCGAGGCGATATGGTGCTGATGAACAATGGAGGCCACCTTCAAATGAGTTTGGCGCTGAAAGTCAGCGCGGTGCATGGACGAGTAATGGGAGGACTCAGCTATCCACGGGTCCTCCTTTTGTTCAGGAAG GCTATTTTCGACCACCTATGGAGAGACCACCAACCAATAATGTTAGTTTTCAACCCGCAG GCCATAGTGGTTCACTGATGATGCCATCCCATAATTCTTGGAGACCAGCTTGA